One Aegilops tauschii subsp. strangulata cultivar AL8/78 chromosome 7, Aet v6.0, whole genome shotgun sequence genomic window carries:
- the LOC109777046 gene encoding nuclear transcription factor Y subunit C-4-like isoform X2, producing MGDVAGGSHVYPASAYPPGATVATAPGITPAGSQPTPPFPANPAQLSAQNQLMYEQSQQYQQQLQQLHQRRLQQFWAQQRSEIEQATDIKKHPVQLKRIRKIMKADEGVHMISAEAPVVFSKACEMLTLEMTMRAWMVTKENKRQTLKKSDVAAAVARTDVYDFLADIIPLDEMKEEGVGLHRAGPPPPPLGAPAGAYPYYYPPQLQVPGAAMVHGGQQVPQGHLPHVWIDLQEQQEKEDQQSESG from the coding sequence ATGGGTGATGTTGCTGGTGGATCACATGTGTATCCTGCCTCAGCCTATCCGCCTGGAGCAACAGTGGCTACAGCTCCTGGCATCACTCCTGCTGGTTCACAGCCAACGCCACCATTCCCAGCAAATCCAGCTCAGCTTAGTGCTCAGAACCAGCTTATGTACGAGCAGTCGCAGCAGTATCAGCAGCAGCTCCAGCAACTGCACCAGAGGCGGCTCCAGCAGTTCTGGGCCCAACAACGGTCAGAGATCGAGCAGGCCACTGACATCAAGAAGCACCCCGTGCAACTCAAAAGGATAAGGAAAATCATGAAGGCCGATGAGGGCGTTCACATGATCTCGGCAGAAGCTCCGGTGGTGTTTTCGAAAGCATGCGAGATGTTGACACTGGAGATGACGATGAGGGCATGGATGGTCACCAAGGAGAACAAGCGccagaccttgaagaagagcgacGTTGCCGCTGCTGTTGCTAGGACCGACGTCTACGACTTCCTGGCGGACATAATCCCCTTGGACGAGATGAAGGAGGAGGGGGTCGGGCTTCACAGAgccgggccgccgccgccacccttGGGGGCTCCGGCTGGCGCATACCCGTATTATTACCCGCCGCAGCTGCAGGTGccaggtgcagcaatggtgcacGGTGGCCAGCAGGTGCCGCAGGGCCATCTGCCGCATGTGTGGATAGATCTTCAGGAACAGCAAGAGAAGGAGGATCAGCAATCTGAAAGTGGCTGA